Proteins encoded by one window of Hippoglossus hippoglossus isolate fHipHip1 chromosome 15, fHipHip1.pri, whole genome shotgun sequence:
- the fam204a gene encoding protein FAM204A isoform X1, with translation MYSGLLPKGWTEDDLSDEEQEEAVEEKRTMEKCESSVMEDAPVTHTVTGSPTCSLPGVSQEMWQKFQDLRKKSDEIKTMKVQRKRKRRRHKNAGTESAEPTETSRVCQEEREQHWDGLKQYFGVNDRFDPPACSNPPPKSGLEKSIEKAIAEGDIAKAEEMSDRLATRELAVKIAQAADCRDFVEHKQEEEALKAAQKRKKDIVWGFEAKQRWESKSNMGFM, from the exons ATGTACAGCGGACTTTTGCCAAAAGGTTGGACGGAGGACGACCTCAGtgacgaggagcaggaggaagctgTGGAAGAGAAGAGGACGATGGAGAAGTGTgagagctcagtgatggaggaCGCACCAGTGACTCACACTGTCACTGGGTCCCCGACATGCAGTTTGCCTGGTGTGTCCCAGGAAATGTGGCAA AAATTTCAGGACCTACGGAAGAAGAGTGATGAAATCAAGACAATGAAGGTTCAGAGAAAACGAAAAAGACGACGACACAAGAACG CGGGAACAGAAAGTGCAGAGCCAACAGAGACAAG CAGAGTGTGTCAGGAGGAACGGGAGCAGCACTGGGATGGGCTTAAGCAGTATTTTGGTGTAAATGATCGATTTGATCCCCCTGCATGTTCCAACCCCCCTCCGAAG TCCGGCCTAGAAAAGAGCATAGAGAAGGCCATAGCTGAAGGGGACATTGCAAAAGCAGAGGAGATGAGCGACAGACTCGCCACTCGAGAG CTGGCTGTGAAAATCGCTCAAGCCGCTGATTGCCGTGACTTTGtggaacacaaacaggaagaggaagcttTGAAAGCAGCgcagaagagaaagaaggatATAGTCTGGGG GTTTGAGGCGAAACAACGATGGGAAAGCAAAAGCAACATGGGCTTCATGtga
- the fam204a gene encoding protein FAM204A isoform X2 translates to MYSGLLPKGWTEDDLSDEEQEEAVEEKRTMEKCESSVMEDAPVTHTVTGSPTCSLPGVSQEMWQKFQDLRKKSDEIKTMKVQRKRKRRRHKNAGTESAEPTETRVCQEEREQHWDGLKQYFGVNDRFDPPACSNPPPKSGLEKSIEKAIAEGDIAKAEEMSDRLATRELAVKIAQAADCRDFVEHKQEEEALKAAQKRKKDIVWGFEAKQRWESKSNMGFM, encoded by the exons ATGTACAGCGGACTTTTGCCAAAAGGTTGGACGGAGGACGACCTCAGtgacgaggagcaggaggaagctgTGGAAGAGAAGAGGACGATGGAGAAGTGTgagagctcagtgatggaggaCGCACCAGTGACTCACACTGTCACTGGGTCCCCGACATGCAGTTTGCCTGGTGTGTCCCAGGAAATGTGGCAA AAATTTCAGGACCTACGGAAGAAGAGTGATGAAATCAAGACAATGAAGGTTCAGAGAAAACGAAAAAGACGACGACACAAGAACG CGGGAACAGAAAGTGCAGAGCCAACAGAGACAAG AGTGTGTCAGGAGGAACGGGAGCAGCACTGGGATGGGCTTAAGCAGTATTTTGGTGTAAATGATCGATTTGATCCCCCTGCATGTTCCAACCCCCCTCCGAAG TCCGGCCTAGAAAAGAGCATAGAGAAGGCCATAGCTGAAGGGGACATTGCAAAAGCAGAGGAGATGAGCGACAGACTCGCCACTCGAGAG CTGGCTGTGAAAATCGCTCAAGCCGCTGATTGCCGTGACTTTGtggaacacaaacaggaagaggaagcttTGAAAGCAGCgcagaagagaaagaaggatATAGTCTGGGG GTTTGAGGCGAAACAACGATGGGAAAGCAAAAGCAACATGGGCTTCATGtga